The DNA segment tcatcccaagtaggagcAGAGTGCTCTTCGTGGGTAGAGGGAGCAAGTCCCTCTGTTGGCTCCCATGTAGTACTAATTGGTACCAATTCTCATTGAGGCACCAGTTCCCCACTTCCATCCTCATTACCCTTTTCTTCCTCCTAAGTATTTGCACTCACATCACCAAACACATACTCCCCAACCAAACCCCCTTCAGTAGAAATAAACAGCATACTCTCTATATCTTCCTTCTCACTTACATTCAACAATGTAGAATCAGTAGAGGCAAGAGAGGCGTTACCTGATGGTGATGTAATATTCAGATCAAATGTTAGAGAAGAAGGAGTGGTAGACACACAAGATGCTTCACCAAGACCAGTAATAGCCTCTTGGGCTACAATTACTTCCCCAATTTGATGACACATCATTTATTCCATGTAGCAGAGGGAGAGTTTGTCACAACAaacgttttgggatttgatttttCCAGCTACAGTGAGAACCAGAACTCGATGGAGTCGGAGAAGAGACAATGTGTGGTTGTTGGTCAAAGATGGGTTGTTCACTGGGTGAAGGTGGAGATGCAGACTCAAACTGCTATGCTTCATGAGATGAAGACACAGTAGGAGTAACAATGGTGGCTTTAGGAGACTCTGGCTTTTGAGAAGACATGGTAATTTTTAAGAACAAAGACACAAGAAAGAGGGTTTTTTGAGAGAGGAGGGAAGTTTGATGGCTTTGATGCCGACAGTTGTGCGAGAGACAAGTATTGTGGGGTTATTTAGAGGGGATAAGGGATCGGTTACAATTGGGTGCAACAGACTAGGTAGACGGGTCGGTTTGTAATGGGTGTGACGTTTGGGCTTAAAAAGGTGTGAGAGAAAAGGCAGACACATTTTAATGATGTGTCACTTTTAGCAGTTTTAAAATGCGTATGAGTGTAAGGACTACTAACATGAGTCAAGAGAATCAAGTTTCCTGGCTGATTTTTGTAAATATGAGCCTCATCCTTCTACCAAATTGCAGTATCATTAGCTACTTGTTTTCTCTGTAATTGCCATGCATGTTtacctgtaacggtatagaaTTGAGTTAGAAATTactagaaaatactttttagTAGTTTACCTTCACATTCCTTCATAGCCAGTTattgagggaccaggttctcaGTTTAATTTTATTAGTCCCAACTCCAGTCGATTCTTTCCAAAATGCTCTCTGCTcaatgctttggtgaagatatcggCTACCTGGTCCTCTGTTTTGCAAAACTTCATGCAGATGAGACCTTTTTCAATGTTGTCCCTAAGAAAATGAAGTCGCACATTAATGTGCTTTGTCCTCTTATGCTGAACCgggttctttgccatgttgagagcacTTGTGTTGTCACACAGTAGTGGCATACAATCATAAAACACATCAAAATCTTCCAGTTGTTGCTTGATCCACAGTAATTGAGCACAACAGGAAGCAGCTGCCACATATATAGCTTCTGCAGTAGAGAGAGCTACAGAGTCCTGTTTCTTTGTACCCCATGAAATCAAGCATGATCCTAGAAAGTGTTCCATCCTAGATGTACTCCTTCTATCCACAAAATAATCAGCATAATCAGCATCATCATACCCAATTAAGTCAAAATTATCTCTTGTGGGATAGTAGAAGACCAAGTCCTGTGTTACTTTGAGATACCTCAGAATTCTCTTAGCAGCTTTCAGATGAGATTCTTTTGGACTTGATTGGAATCTAGAACATAATCCCACACTGAacacaatgtcaggtctgctagctgtgaaatacaagagtgaaccaatgaTACCCCGATACATGGTTTCATTCACaggggaaccaggttcatccatgtccagATGAGTGGATGTGGCAATAGGAGTATCAATAGTCTTTGAGCTTTCCATCTCAAACATCttcaacaacgacaacaacaacaacaacaacaacaacaacaacaacaacaacaacaacaacaacaatccaatataatcccactagtggggtctggggagggtactgtacccctaccctggggtagagaggctgtttccgatagaccctcggctccctccctccaagaactctcacCTTGTTCTTgtggtgactcgaactcacaacctcttggttggaagtggagggtgctcaccactaaaGCAACCTCTTCAGAAGCTCTTTAATGTATTTCTGCTGACTTATCATCGTTCCCTTAGAGGTTTGCTTAACCTTCAGACATAGGAAGAAGTTcagttcccccatcatgctcatctcaaactcacttcccataagCTTGGAAAACTCCTCACAAAAGGAATCATTTATTGCACCAAAGATGATGTCGTCAACATAAACTTGCACAATTAGCAGGTCCCACCCTTTTTTCTTCAAAAAGAGAGTGTTATCAATTTTCCCTCTTATAAATCCATTCTCTAGAAGGAACAtagacaacctttcataccattcAAAAGGGGCCTACTTTAAACCATATAGTGCCTTGTCGAGCTTGAATACATGTTCAAGATGCTCATGACTATCAAAGCCAGGTAGTTGTTTGACAAAGACTTCTTCCTTTAAAtatccattcagaaatgcactctTGACATCGATTTAGAACAAtctgaattccatatgagatgtaAAAGCAATGAGAATCCAGATGGCTTCCATCCATGTAACTGGAGCTTCTTTCTTCTTGATTATAACCTTGAACCACCAATATGGCCTTGTTTCTTGTTGTATTTCCTAACTCAAaaagcttgtttctgaacacTCACCTGTATCCAATAATAGTTCTATCTGAAGGTCGAGGAATCAGGTACCACATGTTGTGCCTCTCATATTGATGGAGTTCATCTTGCATAGCAGCAATCCAGTCAGCATCTTTCAAtacttccttgatatttttgggcttaATTTGAGAcagaaaggctgagaaggcaaacATGCTTCTTGTCTTTGATCTAGTTTGTATCCCTAAATCAAGAGGAGTGGTCACATTCTGGAGAGGATGTGAGCTTTTGTGCTTCCAGTTGGACACCTGAATCTTATTGTGAAAAGACCCAAGCTCCTCTGAGTGGGATCCATAATTTGCATCCATAGACGAATGAGTGTCACTTGTCTGCTCAGCATCAGGAGTTCCTTGCACTGCATCAACAACTTTGCTTTCTGCTTCAATTGCTGTAATTGAGGAACTAGATTCCTCTAAACCAACAGGAGGTTCTTCTACATCTTCTTTATTAGACTCATTGACCTGACTCATCAGATCTGCCTTCCCGTTTGCCATATCAATTACTTCTCTAAGAACCTTTGAATGTTCTTCGTCTAgatcattcttatcatgtgaATCTTTCCCACTTAAGTGGTGTGATTCATCAAAGATTATATGTGCGCTTTCTTCAACACATTGAGTTCTTTTTTTGTAGACTTTGTATGCTTTGCTTTGTGAAGAATATCCAAGAAAGATTCCTTCATAAtttttggcatcaaattttcccAGCGCTTCCTTACCATTATTAAGAACAAAACATTTACAGCCAAATGTTCTCAGGTACGTCAGCTTGGGTTTTCTCCCGTTTCGCAATTCATACGAGGTCTTGTATAGGacggacctgatcatgcacctgtgtATCAAATAGAAGGCAGTGTTCACCACCTCAGCCCAAAATCTCTTTGGTACACCACTGTCAATTAGCATCGTCCTTTCCATGTCTTCAAAAGTCCTATTTTTCCTCTCTACAACACTATTTTGTTGGGATGTTTGGGGAGCTTAAAAATTATGACTTATACCATTTTCAGCACAGAATTCGTCAAATTTTGCATTGTCGAACTCTGTACCATGATCAGATCTTATGCTTATAACATTATGGCTCATCTTCACTTGAATCTGCTTCACAAAGGCAGCAAAGACTGGAAAATtttcatccttggttctgagGAACAAGGTTCAGGTGAATCTAGAGTAGTCATTTATAATGACAAAGATGTatttctttcctcctctactgggcaccctcataggtccacacagatccatatggaGAAGATCCAGTGGCCTTGAAGTGCTTACTTCCTTTTTTGGCTTGAAGGAGGACCTGACTTGCTTTCTTTCCACACATGCTTCACACTTTGTGATCCTTGAACTTTGACTTTGGCAGCCCACggaccaggtccttcttgacTAGCTTGTTCGGCAAGGAGAAACGTGCATGTCCCAATCTTCTATGCCACagttcaacatcatcatccacgacaCTCAAACATGTAAGATCCCCACTGTTTAAGGACTCAAAGTCAGCAACGTATatatttttgaatctttttgCCACCAGAACCACTTCACCAGTCACAAGATTGGTGACAGTGCAAGACTTTGATAAGAACTCCACTTTGTGTCCTTTGTCAcagatttgagagacactcagCAGGTTGTATTTTAGGCCAttcacatagtacacattctcaaCTGAGTGAGTGGGTGTCTTCCCAACTCTTCCAACTCCCAAAATGTATCCTTTTTTTCCATTGCCAAAGAAAACACTCCCACCTTGCAGGGTTttgagtgaaaggaaatcattaGTAGTTCCAGTCATATGTTTAGAGCAGTCGCTATCCATATACCATCTTTGGTTGCTTTCCTTCACTGCTCCCTACACAAGAAAAATCAGATATTAGACTTTGGAACCCAAACAAGTTCGAGTCCATTGTAGTGAGGAAAATGGCAAATTAAACTCCTTCTTGTCCAAGCAGGCATCACACGTTTTTATTGTAGGGGTCAGGTTCCCTAGCAATAGatactttttcaaaaactttgtttttctaTTGGGACTAAAATGTAGCTTTACATGAATCTTTAAAATGCCAGTGTTACCACAATGAGTGCAGAGCCAGTTATCAGGGACAATAACATACTTACTATGTGGGTTATAAGGAGCCTTTTCCTTTTGGAGCCCAAATCCCTGCCAGTTTCCCCCATTACTTTTATACATGTAAGTGATTgtatcagaggaccaggtccacttcagaGATTTATCTAGGTTATTTTTAACACTGCTTAGATCTTCCTGAAGTTGTCTATTTCTTTCAAGTTCAGCACATAGATTCAATTTTAccattttgaatttattttcaAGTTTAAGGTGTGTCTCACTCACCACTTCCTTACCTTTTGAAGAGTTCATGTAATTTTCTATTGAAGCTTTCATAGAAATATTTTCCCTTTTAAATTCCTCTACTGTTTTCTTTAGATCCACAACTACTATCAACAAGTCATCTCTCGCATACTCTACCTTTTCAATTTTCTCAGTTAGAACATCCTTTTCATTCTTTAAATCCTCAATGGTTTCTTTTAAATCAACAACTACGACTAGTaaatcatctctctcatgctctgcctctcctaatttcatagttaaaatatttttatcattgATAAGGTTATGATAATAATCAATCAGAACATTTGCTAAGGATACAAGCTTCTTTTGAGagtaaaacttcaaatttctttgaacgtctagaaAGTTTACCTCAGCGTCATCGTCATCGTCATCGTCATCTTCATCCTCGACAGATTTTGCAATCAGGGCAAAGATGGAGTCATATTCAGGTGCTTCGCATTCAACAACCATCATGGAGGTTTCGCCTTGTTCACCATCTCCCTCGGATTAACTAGAGAAATAtccccatgcagcaagagtttgtttcacaacattgtcaccgacatcttttctcttgaatttcctgtcaggaaccgggttcctcttggcCTTCTTGTTTATGTTGTGCTTGTACTGGTCTTTCTTGTGGAGAGGGCAATCTTTTATAAAATGTTCTGGCTTCCCACATTTGTGACAGCAATCATAGCCTTTTGGTCTGCTAGAGCTGCCCTTTATTGAAATACCCTCATTTCTGTGAACCATTTCTAAAACCTTCGTGTCAGATAGGCCATGTCAGCATCATTACCACTTGAGTCATTGTTGTCTTCCttgagaaccaggttcttctccttttttgattctcttctttcttggtcattcttcttcttcatttcgtaggtcttcagatttccaatgAGTTCGTCAATTGTCAACTTTTGCAGATCTTTTGCCTCCGTGATAGCATTGACTTTACTCTCCCAAGAACCAAGtaatatactgagtattttcctaACTAGTTTGTTCCTTAGAATGATCTCTCGTAGAGAATGGATCTCATTGATA comes from the Nicotiana tabacum cultivar K326 chromosome 14, ASM71507v2, whole genome shotgun sequence genome and includes:
- the LOC142169082 gene encoding secreted RxLR effector protein 161-like; translation: MESSKTIDTPIATSTHLDMDEPGSPVNETMYRGIIGSLLYFTASRPDIVFSVGLCSRFQSSPKESHLKAAKRILRYLKVTQDLVFYYPTRDNFDLIGYDDADYADYFVDRRSTSRMEHFLGSCLISWGTKKQDSVALSTAEAIYVAAASCCAQLLWIKQQLEDFDVFYDCMPLLCDNTSALNMAKNPVQHKRTKHINVRLHFLRDNIEKGLICMKFCKTEDQPESPKATIVTPTVSSSHEA
- the LOC142169083 gene encoding uncharacterized protein LOC142169083: MERTMLIDSGVPKRFWAEVVNTAFYLIHRCMIRSVLYKTSYELRNGRKPKLTYLRTFGCKCFVLNNGKEALGKFDAKNYEGIFLGYSSQSKAYKVYKKRTQCVEESAHIIFDESHHLSGKDSHDKNDLDEEHSKVLREVIDMANGKADLMSQVNESNKEDVEEPPVGLEESSSSITAIEAESKVVDAVQGTPDAEQTSDTHSSMDANYGSHSEELGSFHNKIQVSNWKHKSSHPLQNVTTPLDLGIQTRSKTRSMFAFSAFLSQIKPKNIKEVLKDADWIAAMQDELHQYERHNMWYLIPRPSDRTIIGYRLSMFLLENGFIRGKIDNTLFLKKKGWDLLIVQVYVDDIIFGAINDSFCEEFSKLMGSEFEMSMMGELNFFLCLKVKQTSKGTMISQQKYIKELLKRLL